A stretch of the Pseudomonadota bacterium genome encodes the following:
- a CDS encoding addiction module protein has protein sequence MAFSIEKIESDLLKLPRQERAFLADRLLGSLDVEVFNDVEEAWIEE, from the coding sequence ATGGCATTTTCTATTGAAAAAATTGAGTCAGACTTACTCAAACTACCCCGGCAAGAGCGAGCTTTTTTAGCTGACCGTCTTCTCGGATCCCTTGATGTAGAAGTTTTTAATGATGTCGAAGAGGCTTGGATTGAAGAAG